The Fortiea contorta PCC 7126 genome has a segment encoding these proteins:
- a CDS encoding PAS domain S-box protein — translation MRLNEQLINLPNLSHLIDRYPLTIDPDSSLVDAITLMGQEQDSDLALNNFNSQSNTNICSRRDSSYVLVVEATKLLGIITKKDVIRIIASDMNLFNVKVSEVMSRPLVTLTESNSDDTFTALLLLHQLRIRHLPIVDENGQLLGIVTENKLWQAIDLVKIVSVVESLNQYLQPPQNTLNLNHKFTGICPHQRLEQTRAQTYHLLKQWVEAQSTELRLGYEEIQQTLEELQVVEEELRQRNEELATAHEIAELERQRYQDLFEFAPDGYLVTDTQGIIQEANQAAAIMLGVQQKFLVGKPLVVFIAQQDYSAFILQLQNWQQLQHWELNLQPRGGEAFPASMRAVPIDNGWRWSFSNITERKILEHTLRRAHDELEMRVAERTAELCCVNARLQGEIAERQRVEEALRQSEKLYRDLVESQSELVFRFDLKGKVNFANLAASRALGLSIDQLRDQSVFEFVHRDDLPYVIASINNLASSPQALKTGERRILTVNGVRWFEWNLTAIENNTQEVVEFQAVGRDVTERKEIESALRQSEEKFRNFAETIHAVIWMVNPNTFHTSYVSPAYEEIWQRPCEDLLERPQAWIEAVHPEDRHLIKVTQLEQQLDNGFTQVEYRIVRPDGSIRWIWDRCFSIHNEQGEVYCYGGIAEDITERKQAEDSLRQSEERLSLALDSAGMGIWDWNLLSHEVVWIPDMESVCGLPNSSVCSSVGDFVHLIHPEDQEYLSQMITRSVEKGVEYAVEFRVIWPDGSIHWLSSRGQVHYDEFGQPLRMIGTTREITERKQAEQKIREQAALLDITTDAIMVRDLQTRILFWNQGAEKLYGWQEQEAVGKKVNELLYAENSPQLQEAVNTVLEQGAWHGELKKLQKSGKEVIVESRWTLVRNAAGQPISILSVDTDITEKKQLQTQFFRAQRLESVGTLAGGIAHDLNNILTPILASSQMLRRYEHTEERYQQLLAIVENNAKRGGDLVKQVLSFARGSQGQRTIIQLKHLIADITQIAKQTFPKLIDFSVNAAPNLNAVYGDATQLHQVLMNLVVNARDAMPEGGSINILAENIFIDEAYAKMNLDVAVGHYIVVKVADTGVGISPELQERIFEPFFTTKDVGSGTGLGLSTALGIIRSHGGFMNVSSQVNQGSEFKLFLPAVEATPAANAADSELPKGNGELILVVDDEVQIRDVITIILESNYYRTLTASNGIEAIATYAQHKHQISAVVMDVMMPEMDGITAIRTLQKMNPLVNVITSSGLNTHGSRMQAMEVQVQAVLSKPYTANDLLNKLHQVLVLND, via the coding sequence ATGCGATTAAATGAGCAGCTAATTAATTTGCCTAACTTATCTCATCTTATTGATCGTTATCCTTTAACGATTGACCCTGATAGTTCTCTTGTTGATGCTATTACCTTGATGGGTCAGGAACAAGATAGTGATTTAGCGCTAAATAACTTTAATTCGCAGTCCAACACCAACATCTGTAGTCGGCGAGATAGTAGTTATGTCTTGGTAGTAGAAGCAACAAAATTATTGGGGATCATTACAAAAAAAGACGTGATCAGAATCATTGCTTCTGATATGAATTTATTCAATGTGAAAGTGTCGGAGGTGATGTCGCGTCCGCTAGTTACCCTGACAGAATCAAACTCTGACGACACTTTTACTGCTTTGTTGCTATTACACCAACTCCGGATTCGTCATTTACCAATTGTGGACGAGAACGGTCAATTATTGGGGATAGTCACGGAGAATAAATTGTGGCAAGCTATTGATTTAGTCAAAATAGTCAGTGTGGTAGAAAGTCTCAATCAATATTTACAACCACCGCAAAATACACTCAATCTCAACCACAAATTTACAGGAATTTGTCCACACCAACGCCTAGAGCAGACGCGTGCTCAAACTTATCATCTGCTCAAGCAATGGGTGGAAGCACAATCTACTGAATTGAGGCTAGGGTATGAAGAGATCCAGCAAACTTTAGAAGAACTCCAGGTGGTAGAAGAAGAGTTACGTCAGCGAAACGAAGAACTAGCCACGGCTCATGAAATAGCAGAATTGGAACGCCAGCGCTATCAAGATTTATTTGAATTTGCTCCCGATGGTTATTTAGTAACCGATACTCAAGGTATTATTCAGGAAGCTAACCAAGCCGCCGCAATTATGCTTGGTGTGCAGCAAAAGTTTTTAGTGGGTAAGCCTTTAGTAGTATTTATTGCTCAACAGGACTATTCAGCTTTTATCTTGCAATTGCAGAATTGGCAACAGTTACAGCATTGGGAACTAAACTTACAACCAAGGGGTGGTGAGGCTTTCCCCGCGAGTATGAGAGCAGTTCCCATAGATAACGGCTGGCGCTGGTCATTCAGTAATATTACAGAACGCAAAATATTAGAACATACACTACGCCGCGCCCACGATGAATTAGAAATGCGGGTAGCAGAACGCACCGCCGAGCTTTGTTGTGTGAATGCACGTTTGCAAGGAGAAATTGCAGAACGCCAAAGAGTGGAAGAAGCTTTGCGACAAAGTGAAAAGCTTTATCGTGATTTGGTGGAAAGTCAATCAGAATTAGTGTTCCGCTTCGATTTAAAGGGAAAGGTTAACTTTGCCAATTTAGCAGCTAGTCGAGCATTGGGTTTATCAATTGATCAACTGCGGGATCAATCGGTATTTGAGTTTGTCCATCGAGATGATTTGCCTTATGTGATAGCAAGTATCAATAATTTAGCATCTTCACCCCAGGCGCTAAAAACTGGCGAACGCCGGATACTCACAGTTAACGGTGTGCGTTGGTTTGAATGGAACCTGACGGCTATTGAGAATAATACACAAGAGGTGGTTGAGTTCCAAGCGGTAGGAAGAGATGTCACCGAACGCAAGGAAATAGAGTCAGCTTTGCGGCAAAGTGAGGAGAAATTTCGCAATTTTGCCGAAACTATCCATGCGGTGATTTGGATGGTGAATCCAAATACATTCCATACATCTTATGTTAGTCCTGCTTATGAGGAAATTTGGCAACGCCCCTGTGAGGATTTATTAGAACGTCCCCAGGCTTGGATAGAGGCAGTACATCCAGAGGATCGGCATTTAATCAAAGTTACCCAATTAGAGCAACAACTGGACAATGGATTCACGCAAGTAGAGTATCGCATTGTGCGACCGGATGGGTCAATCCGCTGGATCTGGGATCGTTGTTTTTCGATTCACAATGAACAAGGGGAAGTTTATTGCTACGGTGGCATTGCTGAAGATATCACAGAACGGAAGCAAGCTGAAGATTCGCTGCGCCAGAGTGAGGAACGACTGAGTTTAGCTCTGGATTCTGCGGGGATGGGGATATGGGATTGGAATCTGTTGAGTCATGAAGTTGTTTGGATTCCTGATATGGAATCAGTTTGTGGTTTACCGAATAGCTCTGTATGTTCTAGTGTGGGCGACTTTGTGCACTTGATTCATCCGGAAGACCAAGAATATTTGTCACAGATGATTACGCGCAGTGTGGAAAAAGGCGTCGAATATGCGGTGGAATTTCGGGTGATTTGGCCTGATGGCAGTATTCACTGGTTGAGTAGTCGGGGTCAAGTCCACTATGACGAATTTGGTCAGCCGCTACGGATGATTGGTACAACTAGAGAGATTACTGAGCGTAAGCAAGCAGAGCAAAAAATCCGCGAACAAGCCGCACTACTTGATATTACTACTGATGCAATTATGGTGCGAGATTTGCAAACTCGGATTTTGTTCTGGAATCAAGGCGCCGAGAAACTGTATGGTTGGCAAGAGCAGGAAGCTGTGGGGAAAAAAGTCAATGAGCTGTTGTATGCAGAAAATTCTCCCCAGTTGCAAGAAGCTGTAAACACCGTCTTGGAACAAGGTGCGTGGCATGGTGAGTTAAAGAAGTTACAAAAATCTGGAAAAGAAGTAATTGTGGAAAGCCGCTGGACTTTGGTGCGGAACGCGGCGGGACAACCCATATCTATCCTCTCGGTTGACACCGACATCACAGAAAAGAAACAACTGCAAACGCAATTTTTCCGCGCTCAACGATTGGAGAGTGTGGGTACTCTGGCGGGTGGTATTGCCCATGATTTAAATAATATCTTGACGCCTATTTTGGCATCGTCACAAATGCTACGCAGGTATGAACACACTGAGGAACGTTACCAACAATTGTTAGCAATTGTCGAGAATAATGCCAAACGGGGAGGAGATTTGGTCAAGCAAGTGTTGTCATTTGCGCGGGGATCTCAAGGACAGCGGACAATCATCCAACTCAAGCATTTGATTGCTGATATCACCCAAATTGCCAAGCAGACGTTTCCTAAATTGATCGATTTTTCGGTCAACGCAGCCCCAAACTTGAATGCTGTCTATGGTGATGCTACACAACTGCACCAAGTGTTGATGAATTTGGTAGTTAATGCCCGTGACGCTATGCCAGAAGGCGGTAGCATCAACATTTTAGCAGAAAATATTTTTATTGATGAAGCCTACGCCAAGATGAATTTGGATGTGGCAGTCGGGCATTATATTGTGGTGAAGGTGGCTGATACGGGAGTGGGGATCTCGCCGGAACTGCAAGAGCGAATTTTTGAGCCTTTTTTCACTACAAAAGATGTAGGTTCAGGTACAGGGCTTGGTCTTTCAACGGCGCTGGGCATTATTCGGAGCCACGGCGGTTTTATGAATGTGTCTAGCCAAGTTAATCAGGGTAGTGAATTTAAATTGTTCTTGCCTGCGGTAGAGGCAACTCCTGCTGCAAATGCGGCAGACTCAGAGTTACCGAAAGGAAATGGGGAATTAATTTTGGTTGTAGATGATGAGGTGCAAATTCGTGATGTCATCACAATTATTTTGGAGAGTAACTATTATAGGACATTGACTGCGAGTAATGGTATTGAGGCGATCGCTACTTATGCCCAGCATAAGCATCAAATTAGTGCTGTGGTTATGGATGTGATGATGCCAGAAATGGATGGGATCACGGCTATTCGCACCTTGCAGAAGATGAACCCGTTAGTAAACGTGATCACTTCGAGTGGACTCAATACTCATGGATCGCGGATGCAAGCTATGGAAGTCCAAGTGCAAGCTGTGTTGTCAAAGCCCTACACAGCCAACGATTTATTAAATAAGTTGCACCAAGTACTTGTGTTGAACGATTAA